GGCTTCTATCGAGTTGCCGACAGAAAGTTTTTCCAAAATATTCTGTCGGTGGCGGTTGACCGTATTCACACTGATATAAAGAGTCGCTGCTATTTCTTTACTCGACAGCCCTTTCCGTATGCAGCGCAGTATTTCCTTTTCGCGTTCTGAAAGGATATTGCGGTGCTCTTCCGAAAGGGATAATGTTTCTACTTCCCCACGTTCCATCTGGGTTATCGTAGCATAAATGCCTTGTTCCGGCCGTTGGTCGGCAGATAAGGAATAAAGGCAGAAGATCAGCCAAACATTGCCGGCAGGGGTGTTCTGCATGATTTGCACAAGGTTGTCAATGTATTGATAAACGCCTTTTTCATTCATCATACGCAGTCTGCATCTGCCCCGATATTTCAGCCGTTCGCCGGGAGACATGGAAAAAGTCTTCTGGAAAAACTTGTATTCCATCAAACGCTTTTCTACCAAATCTTCCGGATGAATGCGCCGGTAGATACAATCTTCGTCCATCGAATCAATTACGCTTAAAGCCGCCTCTTCGGGAGTAAGTCCCAGGAAATTCGCCCACGGATGGACAGTAACGTAACTTTTCCGGTTCGAAAGATCGGAAATGACAGCACACCCTCCATTAACTTCCGTCAATGAGCGGACAAACTGCTGGTGTTGTTCCACTATTCCATTATCCAGTGCTTCGTGCGCTGTCGGATGCGTAGCATAGACTTCATCTATTTCCTTTTGTAGTACGTCCATCGTATAAAATGGTTATTATTCAGTATTGTCGCAAGGACAGGCATGACCTATCTTTGCACCACAAAGATAAATAAATAAGAAAAGAACATGAAACATTTAAAAATCAAAATCATGTCAATCGCGTTATTGGCGGCAGCAACTTCTTCTATGGCACAAAGTTTGGACAAAATGAACTGGCTGAATGAGCCTCAGCAATGGGAAATAAAAGAAGGCAAGGCTTTAGTGATGGACGTTCCGGCGAAAACCGATTTCTGGCGGATTTCCCACTACGGATTTACGGTAGACGACGGACCTTTCTACTATGCTACTTATGGCGGAGAGTTCGAAGTGAAAGTAAAGATTACCGGAAACTATGTGACTACTTTCGACCAAATGGGATTGATGTTGCGCATCGATCATGAGAACTGGATAAAGGCAGGGGTAGAGTACGTAGACGGCAAACAGAATGTAAGTGCCGTAGTCACCCACCGCACCAGCGACTGGAGTGTAGTGCAACTGCCGGATGCTCCTCGTTCTTTATGGATTAAAGCGGTCCGCCGACTGGATGCAGTGGAGATTTTCTTCTCCCGCGATGATAAGGAATATACGATGATACGTACTTGCTGGTTGCAGGATAATTGTCCGGTTATGGTCGGATTAATGGGAGCCTGCCCGGACGGAAAGGGATTCACGGCCACATTCGAAGAATTTAAGGTAACTCCTTTGGCAGATCAGCGGAGACTGGAATGGGCTAAAAAACAAGCCGACAAATAAAGAAAGACAGTTCTTCCAACAAGCTCCCTTAGATGGCGGAGCAAAATGATGGTACACAATCACACTTCACGGACAGTCTTGTTGAGCCAATCAATAGCGATTCACTCAGAACAATTACCCTTTAGGGAGATGTATGGCTAAACAAGTATTCCATCAGCCAAAATGATCGTCATTCTTGGCTATTTTCTTCCGTTGCACCTAGGTACAACAATTGTCTCACCTTGGTTAAACAACTGAAGCACCTAGGTGACTCTTTCGTCTCACCTAGGTGCAACGAAAAAAAAATCGCTATTTATGTGATTAATGAGTAACTATCGTCGGCTAATGGATAGTAACAGAACCCAGTTCCGTATCCTAACGGAACTTTCCACTAAACACTCCCACTTTACCGATGTCCCATAGAGCTATTTTTCCAAAAAACGGGTAAATTTCTGCCGCTCCCGTTCCAACGTTTCTTCATTCATATCGGCCACCTGCCTGAACCATGAATACTTCAGGTCCACACTTTTCTTCTTCACCGATTTATCCCAGTTTCCTATGACCTGCCCGTTATGAAGGACAATCGGAAAGAACAATCCGTTATTAGTAAACGCTTTGGAATAATGTTCAAGGGGCAGAACATCCGTCCGGTCTTTATATCCCAGCAGATATTCATCATAAGAAGGCAAAAGATGTATATGCCCCGACAGTTTGCCACGAGTCCGGCAGATGTCATGAATATACCATGTCTGTTCCTTCCATTGTTCGGTTATCAGTTCCGAAGCAATCAGATAAACAGCCTGTTTTGCATCCGAAACCGACAGCCCTGACCACCAAATGAAATCCTGCAAAACTGCCGGAGAATGGCTACGGAAATAACTCCGTGCCAAGCGCGCCAAAGACTCGTCTTTCGTCAGTTCGGGCATCGGCGGAACCCGTTCTTCCAAAAGTGCGTACGTGCATTTGCTTCCTCTGTCCTCGCCACTACAAATGATGCCTTCCTGCTCCGCACGTGCCATAAAGCGAGTCATACGGCGATTGTCCGCCACAATCCCCGAACGGTTAAAGTGTTCGGCAATCTCTTGTTTTGTCAGACTTTTCTTTCCACAAAGAATCTTCTCCAACAGGTCATGCGCTTTCGTATAGAGTTCATTCGGGATGTCCAGATCATATCCTTTCGCAAAAGAATCATTTGCCGAAATAATACGTTGCGCGGAAAGTTTCAGCATCCAGCGGATATCCTCTGCCGCCACCAGATGCCACGTAGGACGCATCACATGAGTCCTCAGAATTTCTCCCTCACGCAACGCCTTCTCTACTGTTTGAATTGTAGCCGATTTCAGACGCATCCCTACTGCCCACTTCACCATGGAATAGTTCTGTGCCTGCATGGCTCCCATCCAAGACACCAACTCTTTAGGTTCACGGAAAAGTGGATTTAATAACTGCTGATTCAGTAAACGGATATTCGGTATATTCATAAATTAGTTATTTTATTTGCCACAAATATAAAATCTTTTCGCTAACAAATCATTATAAATGATTAATTGATAAGCAGAAAGAACTTTTTTTATCCGCCGGACAGGAATTAAATATCATTTTCTATTTCTTCTTTTGTAAGAATAATCCCCCGTCATACGACTAACTCTCCAAAATACATTAAAATTTAAATGAAGTGGAAGAAGAATTTATCGAACTAATCAATCAGTATCAAGGGATATTGCAGAAAATATGCAATATCTATTTCTACCAGCATCCGTTCCGTGAGGATTATTATCAAGAGATATTAATCCGGCTGTGGAAAGCATACCCCAAATTCAAGCAGGAGAGCACCGTTTCGACATGGCTCTACAGAGTCACGCTGAACACTGCCATCGATCTTGTGCGGAAAGAATCTGTGCAGCCCGTTTACAAAGAGTTATCGACACAGGAATATGCCATACATGACAGCCATCCAGAAGAGAACACCGCAACGGATAAAAAAGAGCAGCTATATCAAGCCATCAACCGGTTGTCCGAAATAGAAAAAGCGATTATCATTCTTTATCTTGAAAGCTATGAATACAAAGAGATTGCCGCCGTTATCGGCATTTCCGAGAGTAATGTCGGAGTAAAAATTAATAGAATCAAGAAACAACTCATTAAACAATTAAACAATGGAAGACAATAATTTGAAAGAATGCTGGAAAGAAATACATACCGGCACAGAAATAAAGCCAATGAATATAAAAGAAGTGATACGCAAGAAGCATTGTCGTACCATTTCCCAAACCTTACGTCGTCAGAAAACGTTGATCTCTTTATTTGCCATCCTGCTGGCATTCTCCGTAGCTGCCAGTATCTGGGATACGATCATCATGGGAAGCGCCTCGATCTCCCTATGGGCCGGAAGTGCCTTTCTGCTGTTTCTGCTGGTTTCGGCCATTGGACATTATCAGCTCCTCACAAGGTCAGCAGACACATATTCACTGAAAGAATCCGGAGCAATGCTCAAAAAACAGCTGGAACGAAGAATCAATATTGATTTCATCATATATCTGATATTCTTTTACGGAACAGCCGTCAGGTTCGTGATTCAATATTTCAATGATTACGAAGGATTAAAAGGGCTTACATTCATTCTGATGCTCTTTACGGGCATCCTTCTTGCCATTCCATGGCTCATGAGGTATCAGCAGAAACATCGGTACAGATATTATTTCAACTCTCTCGATAAGAGTCAGAAGCTGTTGGAAGTCTCCGAATAAATCTCTACTTTTGTACTCCATAACAAAGAATATACTTAGAATGATGCTCTATAAACTTATTTCCCCTTCCATGGTAAAGGCAACAATCCAGTTGCCAGCTTCCAAAAGTATCAGCAACCGTGCACTCATCATCAATGCGCTGGGTAAAGGCATTTATCCGCCGGAAAACCTGTCCGATTGCGATGATACCCAAGTCATGATAAAAGCCCTGACCGAAGGTAAAGAGACTATAGACATCATGGCAGCCGGAACCGCCATGCGTTTCCTGACCGCTTATCTGAGTGCCACTTCGGGAGAACGGATTATCACAGGCACCGCCCGTATGCAGCAACGCCCGATACAGATTCTGGTCAACGCCCTTCGCGAGTTGGGAGCTGAAATAGAGTACACCCATAACGAAGGATATCCGCCTCTTCGCATCAAGGGCGCAGAGCTGAAAGGAAATGAAATCACGCTGAAGGGAAACGTCAGTTCACAGTATATATCCGCCCTGCTGATGATAGGTCCTGTGCTCAAAGACGGACTGACACTGCACTTGACAGGAGAAATCATTTCCCGTCCTTATATCAAT
This sequence is a window from Bacteroides thetaiotaomicron VPI-5482. Protein-coding genes within it:
- a CDS encoding DUF1349 domain-containing protein, which translates into the protein MKHLKIKIMSIALLAAATSSMAQSLDKMNWLNEPQQWEIKEGKALVMDVPAKTDFWRISHYGFTVDDGPFYYATYGGEFEVKVKITGNYVTTFDQMGLMLRIDHENWIKAGVEYVDGKQNVSAVVTHRTSDWSVVQLPDAPRSLWIKAVRRLDAVEIFFSRDDKEYTMIRTCWLQDNCPVMVGLMGACPDGKGFTATFEEFKVTPLADQRRLEWAKKQADK
- a CDS encoding response regulator transcription factor; translation: MDVLQKEIDEVYATHPTAHEALDNGIVEQHQQFVRSLTEVNGGCAVISDLSNRKSYVTVHPWANFLGLTPEEAALSVIDSMDEDCIYRRIHPEDLVEKRLMEYKFFQKTFSMSPGERLKYRGRCRLRMMNEKGVYQYIDNLVQIMQNTPAGNVWLIFCLYSLSADQRPEQGIYATITQMERGEVETLSLSEEHRNILSEREKEILRCIRKGLSSKEIAATLYISVNTVNRHRQNILEKLSVGNSIEACRAAELMKLL
- a CDS encoding RNA polymerase sigma factor, whose translation is MEEEFIELINQYQGILQKICNIYFYQHPFREDYYQEILIRLWKAYPKFKQESTVSTWLYRVTLNTAIDLVRKESVQPVYKELSTQEYAIHDSHPEENTATDKKEQLYQAINRLSEIEKAIIILYLESYEYKEIAAVIGISESNVGVKINRIKKQLIKQLNNGRQ
- a CDS encoding winged helix DNA-binding domain-containing protein → MNIPNIRLLNQQLLNPLFREPKELVSWMGAMQAQNYSMVKWAVGMRLKSATIQTVEKALREGEILRTHVMRPTWHLVAAEDIRWMLKLSAQRIISANDSFAKGYDLDIPNELYTKAHDLLEKILCGKKSLTKQEIAEHFNRSGIVADNRRMTRFMARAEQEGIICSGEDRGSKCTYALLEERVPPMPELTKDESLARLARSYFRSHSPAVLQDFIWWSGLSVSDAKQAVYLIASELITEQWKEQTWYIHDICRTRGKLSGHIHLLPSYDEYLLGYKDRTDVLPLEHYSKAFTNNGLFFPIVLHNGQVIGNWDKSVKKKSVDLKYSWFRQVADMNEETLERERQKFTRFLEK